From one Lolium rigidum isolate FL_2022 chromosome 4, APGP_CSIRO_Lrig_0.1, whole genome shotgun sequence genomic stretch:
- the LOC124707234 gene encoding mitochondrial outer membrane protein porin 2-like: protein MDSPAPTTVPASVPAAGPVGPGLYTEIGKKARDLLYKDYHTDQKFTLTTTAANGAAITVAGTKKNEVVFSEIQSQLKGKKYTVDVKATSDSKVITTVTINELYTPGLKGIISVPTPYQKSSTGKVELQYLHPHAGINASVGLNANPLVNFSGVFGTKAVALGVDAAFDTASGDFTKYNAGLSHTNQDLTASLNLNNKGDTLAASYYHQVHGTTAVGAEIAHTFSSNENTLTIGSQHELDPLTTVKARFNNFGIASALLQHAWRPKSLITFSTEIDTKAIEKSPKFGLALSLKP from the exons ATGGACTCCCCAGCCCCCACCACCGTCCCGGCCTCCGTCCCCGCCGCCGGCCCCGTCGGTCCAGGGCTCTACACCGAGATCGGCAAGAAGGCCAGGG ATCTCCTCTACAAGGACTACCACACGGACCAGAAGTTCACgctcaccaccaccgccgccaacggAGCC GCAATTACTGTTGCAGGCACAAAGAAAAATGAAGTTGTATTCAGCGAGATCCAGAGCCAGCTGAAGGGCAAGAAATATACAGTGGATGTGAAAGCAACTTCAGACTCAAAG GTTATAACTACAGTCACTATCAATGAGCTGTACACACCAGGCTTGAAGGGAATTATATCTGTTCCTACCCCCTACCAGAAGTCTTCCACTGGAAAG GTTGAACTCCAGTACTTGCATCCCCATGCTGGCATCAATGCCAGTGTTGGCCTGAATGCAAACCCTCTTGTTAACTTCTCTGGTGTTTTTGGGACTAAGGCGGTAGCTCTTGGTGTTGATGCTGCATTTGATACTGCCTCTGGGGACTTCACTAAGTACAATGCTGGACTGAGCCACACTAATCAAGATCTCACTGCTTCCCTGAATCT GAACAACAAGGGAGACACCCTCGCTGCTTCCTACTACCACCAGGTGCACGGCACCACAGCTGTGGGAGCAGAGATTGCCCACACCTTCTCCAGCAATGAGAACACTCTCACCATTGGCTCGCAGCACGAGCTGGACCCCCTGACCACCGTGAAGGCGCGCTTCAACAACTTCGGCATTGCCAGCGCCCTCCTCCAGCACGCGTGGAGGCCCAAGTCCCTCATCACCTTCTCGACCGAGATTGACACCAAGGCCATCGAGAAGAGCCCCAAGTTTGGTCTGGCCCTGTCCCTCAAGCCCTGA